A region from the Triticum urartu cultivar G1812 chromosome 1, Tu2.1, whole genome shotgun sequence genome encodes:
- the LOC125517328 gene encoding probable WRKY transcription factor 50: MAASLGLNPEGVFSSAYAYSSPFLADYYAPPPRAVIDDSDYAAQLHLHDDHQHHPFDQFEHSPPTPTAQISFAGAGDDEHRGEKKIKISARVSAGRIGFRTRSEVEILDDGFKWRKYGKKAVKNSPNPRNYYRCSAEGCGVKKRVERDRDDPRYVVTTYDGVHNHATPGAAAQYYCYSPPRSSPPAAYSAAGLLQF, translated from the coding sequence ATGGCGGCTTCGTTGGGACTGAACCCTGAAGGTGTATTCAGCTCCGCCTACGCCTACTCCTCCCCTTTCCTGGCCGATTACTACGCACCGCCCCCCCGCGCCGTCATCGACGACAGTGATTACGCGGCTCAGCTCCACCTCCACGACGATCACCAGCACCACCCTTTCGATCAGTTCGAGCACTCGCCGCCGACGCCGACGGCACAGATCTCCTTCGCCGGAGCCGGGGATGACGAACATCGCGGCGAGAAGAAGATCAAGATCAGTGCGAGGGTGAGCGCAGGGAGGATCGGGTTCAGGACGAGGTCAGAGGTGGAAATCTTGGACGACGGGTTCAAGTGGAGGAAGTACGGGAAGAAGGCGGTGAAGAACAGCCCGAACCCGAGGAACTACTACCGGTGCTCGGCGGAGGGCTGCGGCGTCAAGAAGCGCGTGGAGAGGGACCGCGACGACCCCCGCTACGTCGTCACCACCTACGACGGCGTCCACAACCACGCAACGCCCGGCGCCGCCGCGCAGTACTACTGCTACAGCCCCCCGCGCAGCTCGCCGCCGGCAGCGTATTCCGCCGCTGGCCTACTGCAATTCTGA